From a single Lewinella sp. LCG006 genomic region:
- a CDS encoding VOC family protein has product MQNPPFHLAFPVTDLAATRSFYADLIGCEMGRSAERWIDFDFFGHQLSAHLVDNGLPEGPTNQVDGKNVPVQHFGAILDMDTWNALAERLKADGQEFIIEPYIRFKGEVGEQATMFLLDPSGNALEFKAFKDQSMIFATK; this is encoded by the coding sequence ATGCAAAATCCACCTTTTCACCTCGCGTTTCCGGTAACGGACCTGGCCGCTACACGCAGTTTTTATGCCGACCTTATTGGTTGTGAAATGGGCCGCTCCGCCGAACGCTGGATAGATTTTGATTTTTTCGGACACCAACTTTCGGCCCACCTCGTAGACAACGGCCTCCCCGAAGGTCCCACCAATCAGGTAGACGGCAAAAATGTCCCCGTACAACACTTTGGTGCCATCCTGGATATGGATACCTGGAATGCATTGGCGGAACGTTTAAAAGCTGACGGTCAGGAATTCATCATTGAACCTTACATTCGTTTCAAAGGCGAAGTAGGCGAGCAAGCCACTATGTTCCTCCTCGACCCCAGCGGCAACGCACTGGAATTCAAGGCTTTCAAAGATCAAAGCATGATTTTTGCTACGAAGTGA
- a CDS encoding prolyl oligopeptidase family serine peptidase, which translates to MQKVLLFLLLITTMTSLKAQPPAALAAFEARTFTDEQSGYLLPYRVLWPQGYDQNKEEKYPLVLFLHGAGERGNDNQLQLTHGTPLFLDNQQQFPAIVLMPQCATEDYWAQMVKDEDQRRFNFNERPNPGLAAVQQLLHTYIDTEKVDPDRVYLMGLSMGGMATFELLAREPQTFAAAIPICGGTNPALVGLYAQQVPLWIFHGAEDEVVKVENSRRIVQQLASLGVVPRYTEYPGVNHNSWDHAFAEPGLLEWLFGFKK; encoded by the coding sequence ATGCAAAAAGTTCTCCTCTTCCTTTTACTCATTACTACCATGACCTCCTTAAAAGCCCAACCTCCCGCGGCCTTAGCCGCCTTCGAAGCCCGTACTTTTACCGACGAGCAATCCGGCTACCTACTCCCCTATCGAGTGCTTTGGCCGCAAGGTTACGACCAAAATAAAGAAGAAAAATATCCGCTGGTATTGTTCCTACACGGAGCTGGCGAGCGGGGCAACGACAACCAACTACAGCTCACCCACGGCACACCTCTTTTCCTGGACAATCAGCAGCAGTTTCCCGCTATTGTCCTGATGCCGCAATGCGCCACCGAAGATTACTGGGCCCAGATGGTCAAGGACGAAGACCAGCGTCGATTCAATTTCAACGAGCGCCCCAACCCCGGCCTGGCAGCCGTACAGCAACTACTCCACACCTACATTGACACCGAAAAGGTTGACCCCGACCGCGTCTACCTCATGGGGTTGAGCATGGGTGGTATGGCTACCTTCGAGTTGCTCGCCCGCGAACCGCAGACGTTCGCTGCCGCCATCCCTATTTGTGGGGGTACCAATCCGGCACTGGTGGGGCTCTACGCCCAGCAGGTCCCCCTCTGGATCTTCCACGGCGCAGAGGATGAGGTGGTGAAGGTCGAAAACTCGCGCCGCATCGTCCAGCAGTTGGCAAGCCTTGGCGTTGTCCCTCGTTATACCGAGTACCCTGGCGTCAACCACAACAGTTGGGACCATGCTTTTGCCGAGCCGGGCTTGTTGGAGTGGTTGTTTGGATTTAAGAAATAG
- a CDS encoding AAA domain-containing protein: MGQDQPKQELAGLFYRELYKIRTHSSLSNEDQTVACLHLLQLIFEEVTRREKLPFTTYFARMAYAGHKYSLPKSLQYYVHLFRRLARKKEAQGDVATVDLGSKVIADLILAIWRQPPSEEVAVTLPLEWALPMQEVAIAAFRAEARVLVLGDDPALQQLIARDEDYPDQEVRIQYHLADRNELFDPTIQLMRKVTGFPVNLNILDVEVGVDGIYRPRAFVLEPDFLIDVSAVAECFHGKDTHPWGYLVKKFLPFEQTVALMLGNVANFFLDELMNDPEVTFKSLATKIFNLNPLAFCLFSDRQIREMMGKAQGHFVRLKQMVVQGFAQEGMNNEYCYLEPTFYSERYGLQGRLDLLYRSPQFKGRTVIVELKSGKPYQPNIHGISPNHYIQTVLYDFLVRSAYGGDTNVGCYILYSSQEERPLRFAPAIKAQQYEALQLRNQLLAIEYLLAQLGITEEDLLGQTRRLFSKLNADKYPHLKGFAAQDLQTFADAFYRLTSVEQAYFGAFSGFVAREHRLAKTGVQGMDQMNGLASLWLDHPQEKEQNYQRLAQLKLAVNKTKEEEPILILLRGEQTNTLANFRVGDIAVLFPYSEDGKGVLDHQVFKCTILSLDQEQVTVRLRSKQFNDRLFYEEEYWTLEHDLLDSSINAYYRGLFEWAQSPPDRRHLLLGARAPQREEPTMREWPKLLTEEQAELLDRMLAAPEYFLLWGPPGTGKTSVMLHYLVKHLLENTDENVLLLAYTNRAVDEICESIEAIGDHVKGQYLRIGSNYGTHPRYQDQLLQGAIKGIHNRKELRELIEQRRIFVGTVASLANKTDLFQLKKFQRVIIDEASQILEPLLVGLLGRFPQWILIGDHRQLPAVVTQTKELTRVRDQSLREAGITDLSQSLFERLYLKCQAEAWDWAYGQLTHQGRMHQDIMQFPANAFYQGHLQCLPANTARFELQQKPIDWQLPPDANALEQALCKQRLVYLPTPIDAGSSTLKTNEHEARLLVDLVKAFERLAQENGAPLSAGAIGIITPYRAQIAQIRSMLEAEKLNPEAYTIDTVERYQGGARDIILISLCTNAERQMQSLSALSTEGVDRKLNVAMTRARSHLVLLGNDKILATSPVYKELLDFCRRDG, encoded by the coding sequence ATGGGCCAAGATCAACCAAAACAGGAATTAGCGGGTTTGTTTTACCGTGAGCTGTACAAGATACGGACGCATTCGTCATTGTCGAATGAAGACCAGACGGTGGCTTGTTTGCATTTGTTGCAGTTGATTTTTGAGGAAGTTACCCGTAGGGAAAAGCTGCCTTTTACGACCTATTTCGCTCGTATGGCTTATGCGGGGCACAAGTATTCCCTGCCGAAGTCTTTGCAGTATTACGTGCATTTGTTCCGACGCTTGGCGCGAAAGAAAGAAGCACAAGGAGATGTAGCAACGGTAGATTTGGGTTCAAAAGTGATCGCCGACCTTATTCTGGCTATCTGGCGACAACCGCCGAGTGAAGAGGTAGCGGTAACCTTGCCTCTGGAATGGGCCCTGCCGATGCAAGAGGTGGCCATTGCGGCCTTCCGGGCCGAAGCAAGGGTGTTGGTGTTGGGAGATGATCCTGCCCTGCAGCAGCTTATTGCCCGCGATGAAGATTACCCAGATCAGGAAGTACGTATCCAATATCATCTGGCCGACCGCAATGAGTTGTTTGATCCAACCATCCAGCTGATGCGTAAAGTGACTGGCTTCCCAGTGAATCTCAATATACTGGATGTGGAAGTGGGGGTGGATGGTATTTACCGTCCGAGGGCATTTGTGCTGGAACCCGATTTCTTGATTGATGTCTCAGCGGTAGCAGAGTGTTTTCACGGCAAGGATACACACCCCTGGGGCTATCTGGTGAAAAAGTTTCTACCCTTTGAGCAAACGGTCGCTTTGATGCTGGGAAACGTAGCCAACTTTTTTCTGGATGAGCTGATGAACGACCCGGAGGTGACCTTCAAATCACTGGCCACCAAAATTTTCAACCTCAATCCCCTGGCATTTTGCTTGTTTTCAGATCGCCAGATTAGGGAGATGATGGGCAAGGCGCAAGGGCATTTTGTGCGCCTCAAGCAGATGGTGGTGCAGGGTTTTGCGCAGGAAGGGATGAACAACGAATACTGCTATCTGGAGCCCACGTTTTACAGCGAACGCTACGGCCTGCAAGGCCGCCTGGATTTGCTTTACCGGAGTCCGCAATTCAAGGGCCGCACCGTCATTGTGGAATTGAAAAGCGGGAAGCCTTACCAACCGAATATCCACGGCATCAGCCCTAATCACTATATCCAGACGGTGCTTTACGATTTTCTGGTGCGTTCGGCTTACGGAGGAGATACCAATGTGGGCTGCTACATTCTTTACAGTAGCCAGGAAGAACGCCCACTGCGATTTGCTCCGGCGATCAAAGCCCAGCAGTACGAGGCCTTACAGCTACGCAACCAGTTGCTAGCCATCGAATATTTGTTGGCCCAATTGGGAATTACGGAAGAGGATTTGTTGGGGCAAACCCGGCGTTTGTTTAGCAAGCTCAATGCAGACAAATACCCCCACTTGAAAGGTTTTGCCGCCCAGGATTTGCAAACCTTCGCGGATGCTTTTTATCGACTTACTAGCGTAGAGCAAGCTTATTTTGGCGCTTTTTCCGGCTTTGTCGCACGCGAACACCGACTGGCGAAAACGGGGGTGCAAGGAATGGACCAGATGAATGGACTGGCCAGTTTGTGGTTGGACCATCCACAAGAAAAAGAACAAAATTACCAGCGGCTCGCCCAGCTTAAACTGGCCGTCAATAAAACCAAGGAAGAGGAACCCATCCTGATCCTTTTACGTGGTGAACAAACCAACACCCTGGCCAATTTCAGGGTAGGAGACATCGCCGTGCTTTTTCCGTATTCTGAAGACGGCAAGGGAGTACTTGATCATCAGGTCTTCAAATGTACCATCCTTTCGTTGGATCAGGAACAGGTGACGGTCCGCTTGCGTAGTAAACAGTTCAATGATCGCCTATTTTACGAAGAAGAATATTGGACGCTGGAGCATGATTTGCTGGATAGCAGTATTAACGCCTACTACCGAGGCTTGTTTGAGTGGGCACAGTCGCCACCTGATCGTCGGCACCTGCTATTGGGTGCACGTGCTCCGCAGCGGGAAGAACCCACTATGCGGGAATGGCCCAAGCTGCTCACCGAAGAGCAGGCTGAGCTGTTGGATCGGATGCTGGCGGCTCCTGAATATTTCCTATTATGGGGCCCTCCGGGAACAGGCAAGACCAGTGTGATGCTTCACTATTTGGTCAAGCACCTTCTGGAAAACACCGACGAAAACGTCCTCCTTTTGGCCTATACCAACCGCGCGGTGGATGAAATCTGTGAGTCGATTGAAGCCATTGGGGATCATGTCAAAGGGCAGTATTTGCGGATCGGCTCCAATTATGGTACGCACCCCAGGTACCAAGACCAACTTTTGCAAGGGGCCATCAAAGGCATCCACAACCGCAAGGAACTACGAGAGCTGATTGAGCAACGCCGCATATTTGTGGGTACGGTAGCTTCTTTAGCCAATAAAACGGATCTGTTTCAGCTAAAGAAATTTCAGCGCGTTATCATCGACGAAGCATCGCAGATATTGGAGCCGCTGCTGGTAGGATTACTTGGGCGTTTCCCCCAGTGGATACTCATTGGCGATCATCGGCAACTGCCGGCCGTGGTGACGCAGACCAAAGAACTTACCCGCGTCCGTGATCAGTCGCTCCGGGAAGCAGGCATTACGGATTTGAGTCAGTCCCTTTTTGAACGCCTTTATCTAAAATGCCAGGCAGAAGCTTGGGATTGGGCTTATGGGCAACTCACCCATCAAGGGCGAATGCACCAGGATATCATGCAGTTTCCGGCCAACGCATTTTACCAAGGGCACTTACAATGTTTACCCGCAAATACAGCCCGTTTTGAGCTTCAGCAAAAGCCCATCGATTGGCAACTGCCACCCGATGCCAATGCGCTGGAACAGGCGCTTTGTAAGCAACGACTGGTTTATTTACCTACGCCCATCGACGCTGGTAGTTCAACACTTAAAACCAACGAACACGAAGCACGCCTGCTGGTTGATCTGGTAAAAGCCTTTGAACGCCTGGCCCAAGAAAATGGCGCACCCTTGAGTGCTGGAGCAATTGGAATTATCACTCCTTACCGGGCACAGATTGCTCAGATTCGGAGCATGCTGGAAGCTGAAAAACTAAACCCTGAGGCTTACACCATTGATACAGTAGAACGCTATCAGGGTGGCGCACGCGATATTATCCTGATCAGCTTATGTACCAATGCTGAAAGGCAGATGCAATCACTGAGTGCCCTCTCTACAGAAGGTGTCGACCGGAAGCTGAATGTGGCCATGACGCGTGCACGTTCTCACCTCGTGCTTTTAGGCAACGACAAAATCTTGGCGACCAGCCCGGTGTATAAGGAGTTGTTGGACTTTTGTCGGAGGGATGGTTGA
- a CDS encoding glutamate synthase-related protein, with product MQNPIKAFSLSELEEKQPTHLLVNNLDLVIIRYGEKVSALYGRCHHRGALLSDGFIEGENLICGLHGWDYRYDTGVSEYNNEEALHKFTTKIEDGTVWVDEAEIDDYLKNNPQPFDRDAYLGAYADTHPESTEPYTGYIKELAKHGLKKHGHHGPSAAMGVDRNTLPKWENIQFLPAQLASRPLMDEDEVSTKVVIGPKAKKPLMLNIPIFVSDMSFGALSKEAKTALAMGAELSGTGICSGEGGMLPAEQENNSRYFYELASGKFGFSWEKVKKAQAFHFKGGQGAKTGTGGHLPGNKVTAEIAEVRGINEGETAISPAAFPDLRTVDDFKKVAAQVREKTGGIPVGFKIAASHIEADIDFALEVGVDYIILDGRGGGTGSAPTILRDNINVPTIPALARARRHLDKRNSNDVTLVITGGLRVAEDFAKAMMLGADAIAVANSALQAIGCLGMRACGSNNCPVGIATQKEDLRSRLIVEASAQQLHNFFEATTSLMKVVARACGHDDVRKFNFNDLSTMDYSMHRLTGINYAGIQ from the coding sequence ATGCAAAACCCGATAAAAGCTTTTTCTCTATCTGAATTGGAAGAAAAACAACCTACCCATTTACTTGTCAACAATCTCGATTTGGTTATCATTCGCTATGGCGAAAAGGTATCGGCCCTTTACGGGCGCTGCCATCACCGGGGGGCACTCCTTTCGGATGGATTCATTGAAGGGGAAAACCTCATTTGTGGTCTCCATGGTTGGGATTATCGCTATGACACTGGCGTGAGTGAATACAACAATGAGGAAGCGCTCCACAAATTCACCACAAAAATTGAAGACGGTACCGTCTGGGTTGATGAGGCGGAGATCGACGATTACTTAAAAAACAATCCACAGCCTTTCGACCGTGATGCTTACTTAGGGGCTTATGCTGATACCCATCCGGAAAGCACAGAACCTTACACGGGGTACATCAAGGAGTTGGCAAAACATGGTTTGAAAAAACATGGTCACCATGGGCCTTCTGCCGCGATGGGGGTTGACCGAAACACCCTTCCTAAGTGGGAAAATATTCAGTTTCTGCCTGCTCAGTTAGCGAGTCGTCCGCTGATGGACGAAGACGAGGTGAGTACCAAGGTCGTCATTGGCCCGAAAGCCAAAAAGCCGCTCATGTTAAACATCCCTATTTTTGTTTCTGACATGAGTTTTGGAGCACTCTCCAAAGAGGCCAAAACGGCGCTGGCAATGGGTGCTGAGTTATCGGGTACTGGTATTTGCAGTGGTGAAGGAGGAATGCTTCCCGCAGAACAGGAAAATAATTCGCGTTATTTTTATGAGCTCGCGTCCGGAAAATTTGGGTTCAGTTGGGAAAAAGTAAAAAAAGCACAAGCTTTTCATTTCAAGGGTGGCCAGGGTGCGAAAACAGGTACAGGCGGCCACCTTCCAGGTAACAAAGTAACTGCCGAAATAGCTGAAGTTCGTGGAATTAACGAAGGAGAAACAGCCATCTCCCCAGCTGCTTTTCCAGATCTGCGTACAGTCGATGATTTCAAAAAAGTGGCAGCGCAAGTCAGAGAAAAAACGGGAGGTATTCCCGTAGGATTCAAGATTGCCGCCAGTCATATTGAAGCCGATATAGACTTTGCGCTTGAAGTAGGCGTCGACTATATTATCCTTGATGGCCGTGGTGGTGGCACAGGATCCGCACCCACCATTTTACGAGACAATATCAACGTACCAACTATCCCAGCGCTAGCGAGAGCTCGTAGACATTTAGACAAACGTAATAGCAATGACGTTACCTTGGTCATCACTGGTGGACTAAGGGTAGCCGAAGATTTTGCGAAAGCGATGATGCTTGGTGCTGATGCTATTGCTGTAGCCAATTCCGCCTTGCAAGCGATCGGCTGCCTGGGAATGCGGGCCTGCGGATCAAACAATTGCCCCGTAGGTATTGCGACCCAAAAAGAAGACCTTAGAAGTAGGTTGATCGTTGAAGCTTCCGCGCAGCAACTCCACAACTTCTTTGAAGCGACGACATCATTGATGAAAGTTGTGGCGCGCGCCTGTGGCCATGACGATGTCAGAAAATTTAATTTCAATGACCTTAGCACCATGGATTATTCCATGCACCGCTTAACCGGAATCAACTATGCAGGGATACAATAA
- a CDS encoding sodium:solute symporter, whose amino-acid sequence MHWLDWLVMLGTLGAIVLYGVYHTRNIKSVESYLMGDRDLRWWTIGLSVMATQASAITFLSTPGQAFEDGMRFAQFYFGLPLAMVFLCIFVLPIYYRLKIYTAYEYLEGRFDLRTRTLTAILFLVQRGLAAGITIYAPAIILSTLLEWRLNWTILGIGIVVIFYTVMGGTKAVSVTQKQQMIIILSGMFIAALILLNQLPEGVGFIDAVDVAGKLGKLNVVDFSFDMSNRYTFWSGMLGGFFLFLSYFGTDQSQVQRYLSGRSLSESRLGLLFNGIIKVPMQFLVLFVGILVFIFFLFVKPPIHFNTANLAIVKENPVTASQLDSLESTYDELFTQREAAVNNMITALDTKDEATINASAERLEVLQVADADIREEVRSLIDVASNGTAKTKDTDYVFITFVINYLPIGMVGLLLAVIFSAAMSSTSSELNALATTTVIDIYKRSLIKDKEDHHYLNASKWFTILWGALALIFALYADLFENLIQAVNMIGSLVYGSILGIFMVAFFQKRIGGKAVFLAAILAEIAVIVIFYLDQIEAVNVAYLWLNPIGCGLVMILSELIQGRNKAVA is encoded by the coding sequence ATGCATTGGCTCGACTGGTTGGTTATGCTGGGCACCTTAGGTGCGATTGTTTTGTATGGTGTTTATCATACCCGTAACATAAAAAGCGTTGAAAGTTACCTGATGGGTGACCGTGATCTGCGTTGGTGGACCATCGGTTTGTCCGTGATGGCTACTCAGGCCAGTGCCATTACTTTTCTGTCAACGCCTGGCCAAGCTTTTGAGGATGGGATGCGATTTGCGCAATTCTACTTCGGTCTGCCACTGGCGATGGTGTTTCTATGTATTTTCGTACTCCCTATCTATTATCGACTGAAGATTTACACGGCTTATGAGTACCTGGAAGGCCGTTTTGATTTGCGTACCCGCACGCTTACCGCCATATTGTTCCTCGTTCAACGAGGATTGGCGGCAGGGATTACGATCTACGCGCCGGCGATTATCCTCAGTACTTTATTGGAATGGCGGCTCAATTGGACGATTTTGGGCATTGGAATTGTGGTGATATTCTATACGGTCATGGGGGGCACCAAGGCCGTGAGTGTGACCCAAAAGCAACAGATGATTATCATCCTTTCGGGGATGTTTATCGCGGCGCTTATTCTCTTGAATCAACTGCCGGAAGGGGTAGGGTTCATTGATGCGGTGGATGTCGCAGGAAAATTAGGGAAGCTCAACGTAGTGGACTTTTCCTTTGACATGAGCAACCGCTATACTTTTTGGTCGGGGATGTTAGGAGGCTTCTTCTTGTTCCTCTCTTATTTTGGAACGGATCAATCGCAGGTACAACGCTATCTCAGTGGGCGCTCTTTGTCAGAAAGCCGTCTGGGGCTGTTGTTCAACGGAATCATCAAGGTTCCCATGCAGTTTTTAGTCTTGTTTGTGGGGATTTTGGTATTCATCTTTTTCTTGTTCGTCAAGCCACCGATTCACTTCAATACAGCCAACCTGGCCATTGTTAAGGAAAATCCGGTGACGGCATCCCAATTAGACTCCCTCGAGTCTACCTACGATGAGCTGTTTACCCAGCGAGAAGCTGCTGTCAATAACATGATCACTGCTTTGGATACGAAAGACGAAGCCACGATCAATGCTTCTGCCGAGCGCCTGGAAGTACTACAAGTGGCTGATGCTGACATTCGGGAAGAAGTAAGATCCCTCATTGACGTAGCTAGTAATGGCACCGCCAAAACCAAGGATACGGACTACGTATTCATCACCTTTGTTATTAATTATCTGCCGATTGGAATGGTTGGCTTGTTGTTGGCCGTCATTTTCTCTGCTGCTATGTCGTCTACGTCTTCTGAGCTCAATGCCCTTGCTACCACCACTGTTATTGACATCTATAAGCGCTCGTTAATCAAAGACAAAGAAGATCATCACTACCTCAACGCCTCAAAGTGGTTTACCATTCTTTGGGGAGCTTTGGCCCTCATCTTTGCACTGTACGCAGACCTTTTCGAAAACTTGATCCAGGCCGTCAATATGATTGGCTCGTTGGTTTATGGTTCGATTCTGGGGATTTTTATGGTCGCATTCTTCCAAAAGCGTATTGGCGGGAAAGCAGTATTCCTGGCAGCGATCTTAGCAGAAATAGCAGTGATAGTGATTTTCTACCTCGACCAGATTGAAGCCGTAAACGTCGCCTATTTGTGGCTCAACCCTATTGGTTGTGGGCTGGTAATGATCTTGTCGGAATTGATTCAAGGGCGAAATAAAGCTGTTGCTTAA
- a CDS encoding M24 family metallopeptidase encodes MHKSLLALAVLFIISCSLAAQMPAILTLEEEAHLRDQWLEQRVERILPELMRREGIDMWLLISREYNEDPVLKTFLPSTWLSARRTTILVMYDTGEKIESLACARYAVGSIFEKAWDKEAEPDQWAALARLIAERDPQKIAINRSEHFGLADGLTSYHYDQLQNYLPEKYRNRLVSGERLAIGWLETRLPEEMTVYRQVMRIAHQIIAEGFSEQVITPGVTTTDEVVWWYRERIRKLGFTAWFHPTVDVQRADPENTESNRSFAGRPAEEVIQPGDLLHVDFGITYLGLNTDTQQNAYVLKFGETAPPDYLVAAHQKGLRLMDILTNNYRTGRSGNEILAASLQQAKAEGLEPTIYTHPIGYHGHAAGPTIGMWDQQGGVPYNGDYPLYPNTCYAIELNNAIFLPEWNKKIRIMLEEDAFFDGQSCNYIDGRQTELYLIPRVLTNHGK; translated from the coding sequence ATGCACAAATCACTTCTTGCTTTAGCTGTATTATTCATCATCAGCTGCTCTCTTGCCGCCCAAATGCCCGCCATCCTCACCCTCGAAGAAGAAGCTCACCTGCGCGATCAGTGGCTGGAGCAGCGAGTGGAACGGATTTTGCCCGAGCTCATGCGCCGCGAGGGCATCGACATGTGGTTGCTCATCAGCAGGGAATACAATGAAGACCCAGTGTTGAAGACCTTCCTGCCCAGCACCTGGCTGTCGGCACGGCGGACGACGATCTTGGTGATGTACGATACGGGCGAAAAAATCGAAAGCCTGGCCTGTGCCCGCTACGCGGTGGGCAGCATCTTTGAGAAAGCTTGGGACAAAGAGGCCGAACCCGACCAATGGGCAGCCCTCGCCCGACTCATCGCCGAGCGTGACCCTCAGAAAATAGCCATCAATCGCTCCGAGCATTTTGGGCTTGCAGATGGGCTGACCTCCTATCATTACGATCAGTTGCAGAACTACCTCCCAGAGAAATACCGCAACCGCCTCGTCAGTGGCGAACGCCTGGCGATTGGCTGGCTGGAAACCCGCTTGCCGGAAGAAATGACCGTCTATCGGCAAGTGATGCGGATAGCTCATCAAATCATTGCCGAGGGCTTTTCCGAACAAGTGATTACCCCAGGGGTAACTACCACCGATGAGGTCGTATGGTGGTACCGCGAACGGATTCGCAAACTCGGCTTTACCGCCTGGTTCCATCCCACTGTTGATGTACAACGCGCTGATCCTGAGAATACAGAGAGCAACCGTAGTTTTGCCGGACGGCCCGCCGAGGAAGTCATCCAGCCAGGTGATCTGCTGCACGTAGATTTTGGCATCACTTACCTGGGCCTCAATACCGATACGCAACAAAATGCCTATGTGCTTAAATTTGGCGAAACCGCTCCGCCCGATTATTTGGTAGCTGCACATCAGAAAGGCTTACGCCTGATGGATATCCTCACCAACAATTACCGTACCGGCCGTTCGGGTAACGAAATACTGGCAGCTTCTTTACAACAGGCCAAAGCCGAAGGACTGGAACCTACCATCTATACCCACCCGATTGGCTACCACGGCCACGCTGCGGGCCCTACCATCGGTATGTGGGACCAACAAGGTGGCGTGCCCTACAATGGCGATTACCCCCTCTACCCCAACACCTGCTACGCCATCGAGCTCAACAACGCCATCTTTCTTCCCGAATGGAACAAAAAAATCCGCATCATGCTCGAAGAAGATGCTTTCTTCGATGGCCAAAGCTGCAATTACATCGACGGTCGGCAGACGGAGTTGTATTTGATTCCTAGGGTTTTGACTAATCATGGGAAGTAA
- a CDS encoding mechanosensitive ion channel family protein, with protein sequence MEFDTSQIEGWMSTLIDFALKYGPPLLLGLIILIVGLKVISKIHTLVAKAMEAAGISESLVPFLSSVVSVGLKIILLLLIASIIGIDIASFVAILAAASFAVGLALQGSLSNFAAGIIILIFRPYKVGQWIEVCEKFGRVEEIQVFNTLIVTPGNKTLIIPNGQIVDNIVTNFSEKGHVRIELAVTMPYGEDFPRVESIIMDVLRNTPGVLEEPAPAVGIETFDSHNIVLTVRPYVNPDDYWPVTFAVNRNIKAAFNSHNVQVSYSEGIELGPIGK encoded by the coding sequence ATGGAATTTGATACTTCGCAAATTGAAGGTTGGATGAGTACACTTATCGACTTTGCGCTCAAGTACGGACCTCCTTTATTGTTGGGGCTGATCATCCTTATTGTTGGCCTGAAAGTGATCTCAAAAATTCACACCCTCGTCGCTAAGGCCATGGAGGCGGCAGGGATCAGTGAGAGTTTGGTGCCATTTTTAAGTTCCGTCGTTTCTGTAGGCTTGAAAATAATTCTGTTACTGCTGATTGCCAGTATTATTGGTATCGATATTGCCTCTTTTGTGGCCATTTTGGCAGCGGCCAGTTTTGCTGTTGGATTGGCACTACAAGGAAGTCTCAGCAATTTTGCTGCGGGCATCATCATCCTTATTTTCCGGCCTTATAAAGTAGGGCAATGGATTGAAGTGTGTGAAAAATTTGGCCGAGTGGAGGAAATCCAGGTATTCAACACCTTGATTGTCACACCAGGCAACAAGACCTTAATCATCCCCAATGGGCAGATCGTTGATAACATCGTCACCAATTTTTCTGAAAAAGGGCACGTTCGGATCGAACTGGCCGTGACCATGCCTTACGGGGAAGACTTTCCTCGGGTTGAAAGTATTATTATGGATGTACTGCGTAATACGCCAGGCGTACTGGAAGAACCAGCCCCCGCCGTGGGTATTGAGACATTTGACAGCCATAATATCGTTCTTACCGTCCGTCCTTACGTCAACCCTGATGATTATTGGCCAGTGACTTTTGCCGTAAATCGCAATATCAAAGCGGCCTTTAACAGCCACAATGTTCAGGTTTCCTACTCTGAAGGTATTGAGTTGGGGCCGATTGGAAAATAG